In Cloacibacillus sp., the genomic window CGCGGCCGAATGGGTCTTCAAAAACAACAAACACGCCGGAGCCACGACAAATACTCTGCCCTGCGCAAAGTGCCTTTATCTGGCGCTCAGAGGGCAGGAGGGGGTATTTGCCGTAGCCGGCGTATATATGGGAAGCGCTGCGCGCGCCATTGATGCCTATGATAAGAACCTTCTGCTCGCCATACTCGGCGAAGGAGGGCTGGCGCTTGAGAGGCAGAGCCTGCGCGAAGAGAAAAAAACCATTGAGATGAACGCGCGCCAGGAACAGCTTCGCGCAAACCTTCTTCGCGCAATATCGCACGATCTGCGCACGCCGCTCACCAGCATATCAGGAAGCGCCAGCATCTTAATGACAAACTCCGCCGTGCTGGACGAAGAAAAGAGAAAAAAACTGTGCACGGACATCTACGACGATTCCATGTGGCTAATCAACCTGGTGGAAAACCTGCTCTCCGTAACAAAGACGGAAAACGGTAAATTGAGCCTCGCCATCGAGCCAGAGCTGCTGGGCGACGTCTTCCGCGAGGCCATGAAACACCTAGACCGCCATGCCGCAGAGCATAAAATAAGCGTCCATGTGGACGACGAGCTGCTTATGGCGCAAATGGACGCGCATCTCATCGTTCAGGTCGTAGTCAACCTGCTGAACAACGCGGTAAAATATACGCCGTCAGGCTCCTTGATTCGTCTGGGCGCGAAAAAAGAGGGACGCAGGATAGTGGTCACAGTGACGGACGACGGCCCGGGCATCCCGGACGAAGCGAAGAAACGGCTCTTTGAAATGTTTTACACGGCCGGCGGCGCGCGCACGGACAGCCGAAGAGGACTCGGGCTAGGGCTTTCTATATGCAGATCCATCGTAGAGGCCCACGGAGGAAAAATATCGGTGCGGGATCATGCGCCGCACGGCACGGAATTTGCGTTCACATTAAAAGCGGCGGAGGTGCATAGTTATGAATAGACCGCAGATATTGGTGATAGAGGATGACGGCGCCATCTTGAATCTGATGACGACGACGCTGGAAACACAGGGATACCAATACAAGACGGCCAGGACCGGCGCGGCCGGGGTGCTTGAGGCGCTTTCGTGCCAGCCTGAAGTGATATTGCTGGACCTCGGCCTGCCTGACATGGACGGCGTGGATATAATAAAAAAGGTGCGGGGCTGGAGCGCCGTGCCAATAATAGTGGTGAGCGCGCGCAGCGAGGACGCGGACAAGGTGGAGGCGCTTGACGCCGGCGCGGACGACTATCTGACGAAGCCGTTCAGCGTGGACGAACTGCTTGCCCGGCTGCGCGTCGCTTTGCGCCGCGTGCTCTTTGACGGAGAAAAAAAGGGCAACGACGCTTCGCTGTACAAAAATGGCGCGCTTACTATAGACTATGCGGCCGGCTGCGCCTTTGTCTGCGAAGAGGAGATACACCTGACGCCGATGGAATACAAACTGCTCTGTCTGCTTGCGCAGAACACGGGCAAGGTTCTGACTCACAACTTCATTTTAAAAAAACTCTGGGGCAGCGCCTTTCCTTCCGACACTCCGTCTCTGCGCGTCTTCATGGCGACGCTTCGAAAAAAGATAGAGCCGGTGCCGTCCGAGCCAAAATACATACAGACGCACATAGGCATAGGCTATCGTATGCTGCGGACACAGAACGAGAACCAGCAGTAAATAGCCTCGCCGCCTTTTCGCGGAAGGCACGACAAGATACAGCAAAGGCGGAGCTAAATAAAAGGCTCCGCCTATTTTTATTATTTTTTATTATTTATTCAGCGCAGATGT contains:
- a CDS encoding ATP-binding protein, which codes for ISVLFFNFFFTEPRFTLAAYDAGYPVTFAVMFLSSCLATSLVLRVKGQSKLAAQKAYRTEVLLTTSQKLQKADSVREILEVTAEQLQKLLERPVLFYTAEADGHLGRPVCFARQNEEFPAEARAEEEKGAAEWVFKNNKHAGATTNTLPCAKCLYLALRGQEGVFAVAGVYMGSAARAIDAYDKNLLLAILGEGGLALERQSLREEKKTIEMNARQEQLRANLLRAISHDLRTPLTSISGSASILMTNSAVLDEEKRKKLCTDIYDDSMWLINLVENLLSVTKTENGKLSLAIEPELLGDVFREAMKHLDRHAAEHKISVHVDDELLMAQMDAHLIVQVVVNLLNNAVKYTPSGSLIRLGAKKEGRRIVVTVTDDGPGIPDEAKKRLFEMFYTAGGARTDSRRGLGLGLSICRSIVEAHGGKISVRDHAPHGTEFAFTLKAAEVHSYE
- a CDS encoding response regulator transcription factor, producing the protein MNRPQILVIEDDGAILNLMTTTLETQGYQYKTARTGAAGVLEALSCQPEVILLDLGLPDMDGVDIIKKVRGWSAVPIIVVSARSEDADKVEALDAGADDYLTKPFSVDELLARLRVALRRVLFDGEKKGNDASLYKNGALTIDYAAGCAFVCEEEIHLTPMEYKLLCLLAQNTGKVLTHNFILKKLWGSAFPSDTPSLRVFMATLRKKIEPVPSEPKYIQTHIGIGYRMLRTQNENQQ